In Galactobacillus timonensis, the genomic window GGGCTTCGGCGCCGGCATGGGCCTGGTCAACATTAAAGATCAGGCAGATACCTTCGACCTGCAGTCTTCACCTGCAGGGACGATTCTTACTATTGGTTTTCAGGTGAATGGATGACATTGAAAACAACAGTTACCTATACATTATCGCGATGTGTCAAGTGCCTGCGTTGTATACAAAGCTGTCCAACGTCTGCTTTGAGCATGCAGAACAACCGGATCCGGATCGATCAGAATCTGTGTCTCAACTGCGGCCAGTGCATCCGTACCTGCCAGTCCAAGGGCCTCAGCGCCCAGGGCAGTACGCTTGCCGATATCACGAATTATGATCTGACTGTCTGTCTTGTTCCATCCGCATTTACGACCCGGTGCTCCTCTGGCTTTGAGGCGCGGCAGATGTTCTATGCTCTCAAAAAGATCGGGTTTGATGAAGTCGTTGATTTATCGCCCTATGAGGGAAGAATCCATGACGAATTTGTTACGGCAGCATCCACGGAACTCGGGACATCGATTACATCCTTCTGCCCCGTGATCAACCGGCTGATCCAGCTGCAGTATCCCATACTTGCAGAAGCACAGGCGGCGCTACGCTATCCTTCGGAAGCCGCTGCCCGTGACCTTCGTCAGCGCATGAAAGGGCAGGGAACCGTTGGAATCTTCCTGCTCTGTGAATGTGAAGCAAAGCTTGCCCTGGCAAAATATCCCTACGGAAACAGTGAATACGAAGTGGACCACGCCATGTCCTCCGTCGATCTGATGCCGGTGCTGCGGAAACATCTGAGTGAAGGTGTCGATGAACTGACCCTCTGCCCCCAAGGGCTGCTGACGGCAAATCCTTCCCAGTTGGAAGATGATACGGACTTTCTGGTCGTGGACGGGCTTGAGCGCTGCGGCAGCGTGCTGTCCATGCTGGAATTCAATCAGCTTCCCATGTACCGGGGCATGGAACTGTATGCCTGTGCCAATGGCTGTATCGGCGGCCATCTACTCTGGGGCAACAGCTATGCGGCGAGGAAGAATACGTCCGTTTTGATCAATGATCTGAGGCATAAGGAAACCGCAGTTCTTTCTTCCTCTGCTCTGCATGTGTCAGAGAAGGCGTTTTTCACTTCCGATACGCGCACCTTTCAAGAGAAGCTTGCCGCCTTTCAGAAGATCCAGCAGATCCTGGAACAGCTGCCCGGCTTTGACTGCAGCGCCTGCGGTTTTCAGACCTGCCGCAAGATGGCGGAAATGATCGTTGAAGGCAAACGTACGCTGAATGACTGCCGTGTTCTTGCGGCAGAGAACAATCCAAAGGAGGATTCCGCATGAACGTTGGACAGCTGATTGAAAAAACGGGGTGGACATTGGTTTGCGGCGACGTGGACAAAGAAATCCGCGGCGGCTGGTGTGGAGACCTGCTGAGCCGCGTGATGGGTAGCGGACCCCTCGGAAGTGCCTGGATCACGGTGCAGGCACACCGCAACGTCATTGCGGTCGCATCGCTGCGTGAATTTGCCTGCGTCATCTTTGCGGAGGGAGTAAAGCCTGATGAGGCTCTGGTCAATCTGGCCAAACAGGAACATGTGACGCTGATCGTCAGTCCGCTGTCCATCTATGAGACGGCGAAAGCCATGGCCGCTCTCGGGATCTGATGCATTACGATCTCCACATTCACAGCTGCCTGTCTCCATGTGCCGATGATTCGATGACGCCGCACAATATCTGCAACATGGCAAAGATCAAAGGTCTCGATCTGATCGCCGTGACGGATCATAACAGCATGCGCCAGCAGAAGATGGTCTTGGAAGCTGCGAAACAGTGCGGCATCCGCATCCTGTATGGCGTCGAGATGCAGAGCCTTGAAGAAGTACACTGCCTGGCTTATTTCAACAGTCTTAAGCAGGTGGATGCCTTCCAGAAGTGGATCGATAAACATCTGCCTGCGGTTGCCAATGATCCCAACTGGTTCGGTCATCAGATCATCTGCGATGAAGATGATGAACCGGAAGCGTACGAGCAGCGCCTGTTGCTGGTGTCGCTGGATTGCGACCTGTCGGCCTGTGTCAGTGCCGTGCACCGGCTGGGCGGAGTTGCGGTAGCTGCCCATGTCATGGGCAGAGAAAACTCCGTAATGACGCAGCTTGGCTTCCTGCCGCAGAATCTTGCGTTTGATGGTCTTGAAACCAGGAATGAAGAGGAGAGAACGGAAATGATACGGCTTCATCCATGGCTGAAGGATCGTGACTGCCTGTGGCTTATCAACTCGGATGCCCATCAGCTGATCGATATCAGTGAGGCACAGTATTCTCTTTCCGGATCTGCTGCAGAAAGGCTGGGAGTTCAGAATGCTTGAAGATCTTTCGATGGGAATCTGGGAGCTGGTCAATAACAGCATCGCCGCCGGCGCCAGGAACATTGACATTTCGCTGCTTGCCGACAGGGACCGTGACCGGCTGGCGCTAACGGTCAAAGATGATGGCTGCGGCATGAGTCCCCAGCTGGCAAAGAAGGTGCTCGATCCCTTTACGACAACCCGCCGCACGCGGCGCGTCGGCATGGGTACGTCGCTTCTCGAGGAAACATGCACGCAATGCGGCGGAGAAATGAGCGTAGACAGCGCCCCCGGCAAAGGAACATTGATTGTCTGTACCTTTTGTGCCAGCAGCATTGATCTTCCACCGTTAGGAAACATTGGCGAAGTGATGATGGCTGCCGTTCAGGCAAACCGGCAGATCCGTTACCTGCTGCGTGTTGGGCGTGACGGGAAGCAGTTTGTGTTTGATTCAAAGGAAATTGCGGATCAGCTTGGCGGCGTGCCGCTCGATGATCCGGCCGTACTTTTATGGATACGGGATTATATCAATCAGGAAGTTCAGAACATCAAGGAGGATGGGTTATGAAAAGTGTTGCAGATCTGATCCGGATGCGGGACGAAGCCAGAAAGAAGGTGGACCTGCGTGAAGGAGACAAGGACTACCGCGTCGTCGTCGGCATGGCGACCTGCGGAATCGCAGCCGGCGCAAGGCCGGTACTCAACCGGCTCGTCGAAGAAACGGCGGCGCACGATTACAACTGCATCGTGACGCAGACCGGCTGTATCGGCATGTGCAGCTACGAGCCGATCGTCGAAGTATACGGCAAGGATGGCAGCCATACGACCTATGTCCACATGACGCCCGACAAGGCCGCCAGAGTTCTGGAAGAACATGTCGGCCATGGCACAGTCGTCGAAGAATATACCGTCGATGCGGCCCGCAGGAAAGAGGGGAACTGACGCATGTACCGGATGAATGTCATGTGCTGTGCCGGCACCGGATGCACAGCCTCAAAGTCAGGACAGATCTACGACAACTTTATTGAAACGCTGAAGCGCTATGGCCTGGAAGATGAAGTCAAGGTCGTTAAGACCGGATGCTTCGGCCTGTGCCAGAAGGGACCGATCGTCGCCATCTACCCGGACAAAATCTACTATTGCCATGTGAAGCCGGAAGACGTGGAACGCATTGTTTCGGAGCACATCTACAAGGGCCGTGTCGTCACGGATCTGCAGCTGTCGGATGAAGACCTCCATACCCATGAAAAGATCCTCGACATTGACAAGATCAAGTTCTACGAAAAGCAGCAGCGCATCGTTCTGCGCAATTGCGGCAAGATCAACCCGGAAGACATCACGGAATACATTGCCGTCGATGGCTATCAGGCCCTTGGCAAGGCACTGACGGAAATGACGCCGCAGCAGGTCATCGATGAAATCAAAGCATCGGGACTGCGCGGCCGCGGCGGTGCCGGCTTCCCGACCGGCGTCAAGTGGCAGTTTGAAAAAGATCAGCCCGGCGATGAGAAGTATGTCATCTGCAACGCGGATGAGGGCGATCCGGGCGCATTCATGGACCGCTCCCTTCTGGAAGGGGATCCGCATGCGGTGCTGGAAGGCATGGCGATCATGGGATATGCGGTCGGCGCCCATAAGGGTTACATCTATATCCGTGCCGAATATCCGATTGCGGTTCAGCGTCTGAAGATCGCGATCAAGCAGGCGGAGGATTACGGACTGCTTGGCAGGAACATTCTTGGTTCAGGCTTTGACTTTGATATCGAGATCCGCCTTGGTGCAGGCGCCTTTGTCTGCGGCGAAGAAACGGCTCTGATCGCCTCCATTGAAGGTCAGCGCGGCATGCCCCGTCCCAAGCCTCCGTTCCCTGCGGTGTGCGGCGTCTGGGGCAAGCCGACGAGCATCAACAACGTCGAAACACTCGGCAATATTGCCCAGATCCTTCTGCATGGTGCCAACTGGTTCGCTTCCATCGGTACCGAAAAGTCCAAGGGAACCAAGGTCTTCGCCCTCGGCGGCAAGATCAAGAACACGGGTCTTGTCGAGGTTCCGATGGGCACGACGCTGCGCGAGATCATTTACGAGATCGGCGGCGGATGCCCTAACGGAAAGGAATTCAAGGCAGTACAGACTGGCGGTCCTTCGGGCGGCTGTCTGACCGAGAAGGAACTGGATACGCCGATCGACTATGACAACCTGATCGCGGCGGGCTCCATGATGGGATCGGGCGGCATGATTGTCCTCGATGAGGACAGCTGCATGGTCGATGTTGCCAAGTTCTATATGGAATTCATCGTTGACGAGTCATGCGGAAAATGTACGCCGTGCCGCGTCGGTACCAAGCGTCTGCTGGAGATGCTGACGGCGATTACCGAAGGCAAAGGCACCATGGAAATGCTCGATGAGATGGAGAAGCTGTGCTACGAGATCAAGGATACGGCTCTGTGCGGACTTGGTCAGACGGCACCGAACCCGATTCTCTCGACCCTTCATCATTTCCGGGATGAATACGTAGCTCATATTGTTGACAAGCACTGCCCGGCAGGCGTATGCAAGGCGCTGCTGACCTATCAGATCAATCCGGATCTCTGCCGCAAGTGCTCGCTGTGTTCGCGCAGCTGCCCGGTCGGCGCCATCAGCGGAGAGCCCGGCAGGACGGCATATCATATCGATACCACCAAGTGCATCAAATGCGGTTCGTGCATGACATCGTGCCGCTTCGGCGCAGTCAGCCGCAGCTAAGGAGGGAAGACCATGACAGAGGTACATCTGAAAATTGACGGCCGTGTCGTAACGGCGCAGAAGGGTGACACGGTTCTGACCGCCGCCCGCAATGCCGGTATTCATATTCCTACCCTGTGCTATCTCAAGGGAATCAATGAGAGCGGCAACTGCCGCGTCTGCCTGGTGGAAGTCAAGAAGGCACGGACACTGTTAAGTGCCTGCACGACACCTGTCAGCGAAGGCATGGAGGTATTGACCCACAGTGAGCGTGTCCTGGAAGGAAGACGCAACACCGTGGAACTGATGATCTCAAACCATAATATGGACTGCCTCCACTGCATTCGTGATCAGAACTGTGAGCTGCAGAAGCTGGCCAGGGATCTTGGCGTGCGTGATACGAAGTTTTCCGGCGAACATACGCAGCCTGCCTACGATGATTTCAGCTATGGCATTGTCCGTGACACAAGCAAGTGCGTTCTGTGTCAGCGGTGCATCGAGACGTGCCGCAAGGTGCAGGGACTGGGAATCCTGGGCCTGGAGAACCGCGGTTTCAAGACCATCGTTGCCCCGGTCTTCAATTCATCGATGGCCGATGTCGACTGCATGCAGTGCGGTCAGTGTGTCATTAATTGTCCGGTTGGTGCATTAGCGGAAAAGGAAAATATCCGTGATGTGATCCAGGCCCTCAATGATCCAAAGAAGATCGTCGTCGTGCAGACGGCGCCGGCGGTACGGGCATCCCTTGGCGAAGAGTTCGGCATGCCGATCGGTACGCGCGTCACCGGTAAGATGGTTGCGGCTCTGCACCGGTGCGGATTCGACCGTGTGTATGATACGAACTTCGGCGCGGATCTGACGATCATGGAGGAAGGCAACGAGCTTCTGGAGCGGCTGAATCATGGCGGCGTTCTGCCGATGTTTACGTCCTGTTCGCCAGGCTGGGTGCGCTACATGGAATACGAGTATCCCCAGCTTCTGCCGCACCTTTCGACATCAAAGTCTCCGCATATGATGTTCGGCGCGATCGTGAAATCGTACTGGGCGAAGCTGCATGGCATTGACCCGAAGGACATCTTCGTTGTCAGTATCATGCCCTGCATTGCCAAGAAATCCGAGATCAAGCGTCCCGAGTGCAAAACAGCAGCCTATACCGATGTTGATGCGGTGCTGACGACCCGTGAATGTGCGCGTCTGATCCGTATGTTCGGCATCGACTTTGCCGACCTGCCGGATGAGGAATTTGACCCCGATCTGCTTGGCGACTATACGGGTGCCGGCGTCATCTTCGGTGCTTCCGGGGGCGTAATGGAAGCCGCCTTGCGGACCGTGAAGCAGAAGCTGGAAGGAAAGAAGCTTGAGAAGGTAGACTTCCTGGAGTGTCGTGGCATGCAGGGCGTCAAGGAGGCCGAGATTGAGATCGCCGGTCAGAAGATGTGGATCGCGATCACTTCATCCATGACCGCTGCAAAGCCGCTGCTGGAGGAAGTGAAGAACGGCACCTCGAAGTATACGTTCATTGAGGTTATGGGCTGCCCGGGCGGCTGTATCAACGGCGGCGGCCAGAGCATCGTTCCCAGCTCCATCAAGAACGGGAAGCTCGGTATGGGCTACAAGGAATTGCGCATGAAGGCTCTTTATGATGAAGATGTAGAGATGCCGCTGCGGGTATCGAGCGATAATCCGCAGATTCAGGAGCTTTACAGCAAATACCTTGGACAGCCGGGCAGTGAGAAGGCTGAACAGCTGCTTCATACGTCCTATTCCAGAAAAGAAAAGTTCCCGAAACTCGATGCTTGAGTTGAGAAAGGCAAACTAAAAAGCATACCGGAACGGAGAAATCAGTCTCCATAGATTCCGGTATGCTTTTTCAGACATTCGCGTATGATGCGGAAGGTTTCGTCTTCGCCTTTTTCGGCAAGCATCGTTAACATGCCTTCCAGTTCGCGCTCCGTTCTCTTTGCCAGCAGTCCGCCTTCCCTGACGCGCTGGAAGTAGGCCAGGGGAGCGTCGTTGGTGTATGCCTCTTTCTTGTAGGTCTTACTGGCGGCGATGCGGTCGCAGAACGATTCGACGATGTACTTTTCAGGCATTTCCATGGGAACCCATCTGCCTTTGATGCAGTCGGTCCAGTATTCCCAATGGTGCTTGTTATGGCCTTTGTGATGGAGCCAGCCGGGGGCGATGCCGTACAGTTCCTTTTCATAGGCATAGGGGGAACGGTTGCCCTGGAAGTAACGGACGGAAGGGATGAATTCCTGCGGACTGTATTTGGAAAGGTCATGGACCAGACCCTGCCAATAGAGGCCGCAGCGGAAACAGTATTTCCGTACCAGGGCACGATGATGGTGGACTGTGGCAAGATGTCCCCAGAAACGTTTCCAGAGTGATGGCTGAACTGTGTTATCCATGCAAAAAATTTTAGACAACTTGGATTGGCAATGCAATTGAAAAGCAAGTGCGGTACAATACAACGCGTTTGTTAAGATTCGATGCTAAAATAACCATCAGGAGGGATACCGTGGATCATAAAGTCGACCGTAAAAAAGACCGTGAAAAGGCAATGATTGCCGTGTATCAGAATCTGATCATGCCGCGGGATGTGCAGGAACTCCTGGATGACAATTTCACCGCAGAGGAACAGGAAGGTGATCCGTATATCATGCAGGTCGTGAAGCAGTCCATCGCCAACATGGATCGCTATCACGGATACATTGACAAGGTTCTCGACGATTGGTCGTTTGATCGGCTTGGCTATGTGGAGCAGGCGATTCTTTTGAACGGATGCGCGGAGTTCGATCTGAAGCAGATCGAAGCTGCCGTCATCATCAATGAATACATTGAGCTTGCAAAGCGGTTCTGTGAACCGGATTCCTACAAACTGATCAACGGCGTACTCGATCGGGTATGAGTGAGAAGGCTGTCAGTGTTTCAGCTCTTGTACGTTATCTGAAAGGGAAAATCGACTCTGATGCGCGTCTTCAGGGTCTTTTAATCGAAGGCGAAATATCCAACTTCAAGCCCTACAACAGCGGACACTGGTACTTTTCACTCAAGGATTCCTATGCCCAGATCCGCTGCGTCATGTTCGCTTCCTATAATCGCCGCACAGCCTTTCGCCCCAAAGACGGTGACAAGGTAATTGTCCGTGCCCATGCGACGGTATATGAGGGCCGCGGCGAGCTTCAGGTCATGGTTGTATCGATGACGCCGGCCGGAATCGGTGATCTTTATCTTCAGTTTGAGCAGCTGAAGAAGAAGCTGGCTGCGGAAGGTCTGTTTGATGAGGCCCATAAGAAGCCGCTGGTGCGCTATCCGTTTCGTATTGCGCTGGTGACAGGGAAAAATACGGCAGCCCGTGCCGATGTGCTCAATACGCTCGGCCGCCGCTGGCCGGTTGCCAGAATCGATGAATATCCTGTCCTTGTGCAGGGCACCGAAAGTGCGGGACAGATCATTGCGGCGTTACAATTGATCGATACCAGAGGCTATGATGTCATTCTTCTTGTCCGGGGCGGCGGATCGATCGAGGATCTTTGGTCGTTCAACGATGAGCAGCTTGCCCGCACGATCTATGCCCTGAAAACGCCGATCGTTACCGGAGTTGGTCATGAGGTGGACTTTACGATCGTCGACTTTGTCAGCGATCGCCGGGCACCGACACCGACCGGAGCTGCAGAAGTATGTGCACCGAATCTTGCGGATGTTCTGCAGGATCTTGAAATCAAAAAACAGCGGATGAACCAGGCGGTACAGGTACGCATGGCTAAGGAGGAGGAACATCTCCGTGTGCTGAAGAGTTCGGCGGTATTTACGGATCCTACCCGTCTCTATGCGCAGCAGGAGCTGCAGCTGCAGGCTGTCAGTGAACAGTTCATGCGCCAGCTTCATGGAAAGACCGCCGGCCTGAAGGCAGAGATGCAGGTGCTGGCGGCCCGTATGGAGACTGCTGTGCAGGCATCCACCGCTGATCGGAAGCTGGAAGTGGAACAGATCCGCCAGCGTATGGACAGTGCGGTAAATCTGCGGGATCAGATGGAACAGAAGAATCTTGCCGGTGCGGCAAAGCTGCTGGATGCGTATTCGCCACTCAAGGTTCTGGATCGTGGCTATGCGATCGTTCAGAACGAAAGCGGCGTTATGAAAACAAGTAAAGGGATTCAGCCCGGGGATGATGTACATATTCGTCTTGCCGAGGGCGGATTTCAGGCAAAGGTATCGGCAGTAGATAAGGAAGGGTGAGGATCATGGCAAAGAAGGAACTGACGTTTGAGCAGGCGATGGACCGTCTCGAAGTGATTGTTCAGGAGCTTGAGAAGAACGAGAAGCCGCTCGATGAGACGGTTGATCTGTTTGAGGAAGGGCTGAATCTTGTGAAGACGTGCAATGCCCGCCTTTCCAGCTTTGAAACGAAGATTGAGGAACTATCCGGTAAGAAGGAGACTGAGGATGACGGTGAAGGAAATTGAACAGCTGCTGGAGGAAAGCCTGAAGTCTTTACCGGACTGTCGGGTCAGGGATGCGATGCATTACTCACTGCTCGGTGGAGGAAAACGGATTCGTCCGCTGCTGCTGTTCTATGCGCTGAACGGCTATGGCGTGGATGAAAAGGCCGGTATTCCCTTTGCGACGGGTCTTGAAATGATTCAGACGTATTCGTTGATTCATGATGATCTTCCTGCCATGGATAATGATGATCTTCGCCGTGGGCAGCCGACGTGTCATAAGAAATTTGATGAAGCGACCGCGATTCTTGCGGGTGACGGCCTGTTGACGGAGGCGTTTTATCAGTGTGCCAGAAGCGATCAGCCGGCAGAGCGCGTTGTCAAATGCATTTCCATTCTTTCGGAAATGGCGGGGCCGGCCGGGATGGTATATGGCCAGTGTCTCGATACGCTGGAAAATCCGCAATACGACTGGGATATGCTGAAGAAGGTTCACCGTTATAAGACCGGCTGTCTGCTGGCGTCGCCCTTGATGATGGCGGCCGTCCTTGCGGGGAAGGATGATGCCGTGGTAAGCAAGTGGCAGAAGATCGGCTTTGAGCTTGGGCTTGCATTCCAGATTCAGGATGACATTCTGGATGAAACAAAGAGCGCTGCGGAACTTGGTAAATCCAATTCCGATGAGCGCAATCACAAAGTGACAAGCGTTTCGTTACTGGGGATGGAACGTGCGAAACAGGTGATGGAGCAGCTGTATGAAGGCTGCTGCACAGAAATGGAGCAGATGGGGGATTTTGACGCGACAGAAATCTGCGGCTTTGTTCGTAGAATTGCGGCGCGGCAGATGTAGGAGCCCTATGGATCTAACGAAAATTCAGAATCCGGATTTTCTCAAGAAAATGTCGGTTGCGGAGCTCAATGAGCTTGCGCAGGAAATTCGAACATTCCTGATTGAGAACATTGCCAATACGGGGGGACATCTGGCAAGCAATCTCGGTGTAGTGGAGCTGACCATTGCGCTCTACTATGTTTTCAATGCGCCGCAGGACAAGATCTTCTTTGATGTCGGCCACCAATGCTATACCCACAAGATTCTGACCGGCCGGGCGGCACAGTTTCCGACCCTGCGTCAGTATGGCGGCCTGAGCGGCTTTGAAAAGCGCAGAGAGTCTCCGTATGACTGCTGGGAAGCGGGACATTCGAGCACGTCTTTGAGTGCGGCCCTTGGCTTTGCGGTGGCACGGGATCTGAATCATGAAAACTATCAGGTGGTTCCGGTCGTCGGTGATGCGGCGCTGATTTCCGGTGAGTCGATGGAGGCGCTGAACCAGATCGGCTACGAGAATCGTCCGATGGTCATCATCTTCAATGACAATAACATGTCCATTTCGCGCAACGTTGGAGCCCTGACGCGTTCGTTTGCGCGTCTGCGGGCGGCCAAGGGGTACAACGACTTCAAGATGAATCTGAAGGATTCGCTGAATCGTACGGATTTTGGCAAGGCGATGTATCACGGGCTGAAGTCCTTCAAGGATTCGGTGCGCGATCAGGTCGTAGACAGCGGTATTTTCGGCGAATTCGGGCTGAGCTATCTGGGCCCGGTGGATGGTCATAATATCCGTGATCTGATCCGGGTTCTCGAAGTTGCCAAGACCCATGAGACGCCGACGGTCGTTCATGTGATTACGCAGAAGGGACATGGCTATGCGCCGTGCGAAAACGACCGCCGCGGTGTGTGGCACGGAGTCGGCCCGTTTGATATTGCGACGGGAAAACCGAAACATTCGACGCCGCCGGGATTTTCCTCCTGGTCAAAGCTGATGTCGGATACGGTTGCGGATTTTGCGGCGATTGATACGAAAATCATGGCCCTGACGCCGGCGATGATCAACGGCAGCAGTCTGGAGTCGTTCTTTG contains:
- a CDS encoding [Fe-Fe] hydrogenase large subunit C-terminal domain-containing protein, producing MTLKTTVTYTLSRCVKCLRCIQSCPTSALSMQNNRIRIDQNLCLNCGQCIRTCQSKGLSAQGSTLADITNYDLTVCLVPSAFTTRCSSGFEARQMFYALKKIGFDEVVDLSPYEGRIHDEFVTAASTELGTSITSFCPVINRLIQLQYPILAEAQAALRYPSEAAARDLRQRMKGQGTVGIFLLCECEAKLALAKYPYGNSEYEVDHAMSSVDLMPVLRKHLSEGVDELTLCPQGLLTANPSQLEDDTDFLVVDGLERCGSVLSMLEFNQLPMYRGMELYACANGCIGGHLLWGNSYAARKNTSVLINDLRHKETAVLSSSALHVSEKAFFTSDTRTFQEKLAAFQKIQQILEQLPGFDCSACGFQTCRKMAEMIVEGKRTLNDCRVLAAENNPKEDSA
- a CDS encoding (2Fe-2S) ferredoxin domain-containing protein translates to MKSVADLIRMRDEARKKVDLREGDKDYRVVVGMATCGIAAGARPVLNRLVEETAAHDYNCIVTQTGCIGMCSYEPIVEVYGKDGSHTTYVHMTPDKAARVLEEHVGHGTVVEEYTVDAARRKEGN
- the xseB gene encoding exodeoxyribonuclease VII small subunit, giving the protein MAKKELTFEQAMDRLEVIVQELEKNEKPLDETVDLFEEGLNLVKTCNARLSSFETKIEELSGKKETEDDGEGN
- a CDS encoding DRTGG domain-containing protein, producing MNVGQLIEKTGWTLVCGDVDKEIRGGWCGDLLSRVMGSGPLGSAWITVQAHRNVIAVASLREFACVIFAEGVKPDEALVNLAKQEHVTLIVSPLSIYETAKAMAALGI
- the nuoF gene encoding NADH-quinone oxidoreductase subunit NuoF yields the protein MYRMNVMCCAGTGCTASKSGQIYDNFIETLKRYGLEDEVKVVKTGCFGLCQKGPIVAIYPDKIYYCHVKPEDVERIVSEHIYKGRVVTDLQLSDEDLHTHEKILDIDKIKFYEKQQRIVLRNCGKINPEDITEYIAVDGYQALGKALTEMTPQQVIDEIKASGLRGRGGAGFPTGVKWQFEKDQPGDEKYVICNADEGDPGAFMDRSLLEGDPHAVLEGMAIMGYAVGAHKGYIYIRAEYPIAVQRLKIAIKQAEDYGLLGRNILGSGFDFDIEIRLGAGAFVCGEETALIASIEGQRGMPRPKPPFPAVCGVWGKPTSINNVETLGNIAQILLHGANWFASIGTEKSKGTKVFALGGKIKNTGLVEVPMGTTLREIIYEIGGGCPNGKEFKAVQTGGPSGGCLTEKELDTPIDYDNLIAAGSMMGSGGMIVLDEDSCMVDVAKFYMEFIVDESCGKCTPCRVGTKRLLEMLTAITEGKGTMEMLDEMEKLCYEIKDTALCGLGQTAPNPILSTLHHFRDEYVAHIVDKHCPAGVCKALLTYQINPDLCRKCSLCSRSCPVGAISGEPGRTAYHIDTTKCIKCGSCMTSCRFGAVSRS
- a CDS encoding polyprenyl synthetase family protein, whose translation is MTVKEIEQLLEESLKSLPDCRVRDAMHYSLLGGGKRIRPLLLFYALNGYGVDEKAGIPFATGLEMIQTYSLIHDDLPAMDNDDLRRGQPTCHKKFDEATAILAGDGLLTEAFYQCARSDQPAERVVKCISILSEMAGPAGMVYGQCLDTLENPQYDWDMLKKVHRYKTGCLLASPLMMAAVLAGKDDAVVSKWQKIGFELGLAFQIQDDILDETKSAAELGKSNSDERNHKVTSVSLLGMERAKQVMEQLYEGCCTEMEQMGDFDATEICGFVRRIAARQM
- a CDS encoding PHP domain-containing protein, which translates into the protein MHYDLHIHSCLSPCADDSMTPHNICNMAKIKGLDLIAVTDHNSMRQQKMVLEAAKQCGIRILYGVEMQSLEEVHCLAYFNSLKQVDAFQKWIDKHLPAVANDPNWFGHQIICDEDDEPEAYEQRLLLVSLDCDLSACVSAVHRLGGVAVAAHVMGRENSVMTQLGFLPQNLAFDGLETRNEEERTEMIRLHPWLKDRDCLWLINSDAHQLIDISEAQYSLSGSAAERLGVQNA
- a CDS encoding NADH-dependent [FeFe] hydrogenase, group A6 produces the protein MTEVHLKIDGRVVTAQKGDTVLTAARNAGIHIPTLCYLKGINESGNCRVCLVEVKKARTLLSACTTPVSEGMEVLTHSERVLEGRRNTVELMISNHNMDCLHCIRDQNCELQKLARDLGVRDTKFSGEHTQPAYDDFSYGIVRDTSKCVLCQRCIETCRKVQGLGILGLENRGFKTIVAPVFNSSMADVDCMQCGQCVINCPVGALAEKENIRDVIQALNDPKKIVVVQTAPAVRASLGEEFGMPIGTRVTGKMVAALHRCGFDRVYDTNFGADLTIMEEGNELLERLNHGGVLPMFTSCSPGWVRYMEYEYPQLLPHLSTSKSPHMMFGAIVKSYWAKLHGIDPKDIFVVSIMPCIAKKSEIKRPECKTAAYTDVDAVLTTRECARLIRMFGIDFADLPDEEFDPDLLGDYTGAGVIFGASGGVMEAALRTVKQKLEGKKLEKVDFLECRGMQGVKEAEIEIAGQKMWIAITSSMTAAKPLLEEVKNGTSKYTFIEVMGCPGGCINGGGQSIVPSSIKNGKLGMGYKELRMKALYDEDVEMPLRVSSDNPQIQELYSKYLGQPGSEKAEQLLHTSYSRKEKFPKLDA
- a CDS encoding DUF5662 family protein, which translates into the protein MDNTVQPSLWKRFWGHLATVHHHRALVRKYCFRCGLYWQGLVHDLSKYSPQEFIPSVRYFQGNRSPYAYEKELYGIAPGWLHHKGHNKHHWEYWTDCIKGRWVPMEMPEKYIVESFCDRIAASKTYKKEAYTNDAPLAYFQRVREGGLLAKRTERELEGMLTMLAEKGEDETFRIIRECLKKHTGIYGD
- the xseA gene encoding exodeoxyribonuclease VII large subunit gives rise to the protein MSEKAVSVSALVRYLKGKIDSDARLQGLLIEGEISNFKPYNSGHWYFSLKDSYAQIRCVMFASYNRRTAFRPKDGDKVIVRAHATVYEGRGELQVMVVSMTPAGIGDLYLQFEQLKKKLAAEGLFDEAHKKPLVRYPFRIALVTGKNTAARADVLNTLGRRWPVARIDEYPVLVQGTESAGQIIAALQLIDTRGYDVILLVRGGGSIEDLWSFNDEQLARTIYALKTPIVTGVGHEVDFTIVDFVSDRRAPTPTGAAEVCAPNLADVLQDLEIKKQRMNQAVQVRMAKEEEHLRVLKSSAVFTDPTRLYAQQELQLQAVSEQFMRQLHGKTAGLKAEMQVLAARMETAVQASTADRKLEVEQIRQRMDSAVNLRDQMEQKNLAGAAKLLDAYSPLKVLDRGYAIVQNESGVMKTSKGIQPGDDVHIRLAEGGFQAKVSAVDKEG
- a CDS encoding ATP-binding protein, with translation MLEDLSMGIWELVNNSIAAGARNIDISLLADRDRDRLALTVKDDGCGMSPQLAKKVLDPFTTTRRTRRVGMGTSLLEETCTQCGGEMSVDSAPGKGTLIVCTFCASSIDLPPLGNIGEVMMAAVQANRQIRYLLRVGRDGKQFVFDSKEIADQLGGVPLDDPAVLLWIRDYINQEVQNIKEDGL
- the nusB gene encoding transcription antitermination factor NusB — translated: MDHKVDRKKDREKAMIAVYQNLIMPRDVQELLDDNFTAEEQEGDPYIMQVVKQSIANMDRYHGYIDKVLDDWSFDRLGYVEQAILLNGCAEFDLKQIEAAVIINEYIELAKRFCEPDSYKLINGVLDRV